Proteins encoded by one window of Gouania willdenowi chromosome 4, fGouWil2.1, whole genome shotgun sequence:
- the LOC114462271 gene encoding homeodomain-interacting protein kinase 1-like isoform X1: MAPQTITDCGNHNTIMEKICCPLQTHTQTELVYTHPLFFLSTAAAELQVLHSSTVDYSILECVGEGNFGKVVKCQNLSNNETVAVKIIKEGFEEDLEHEISMLKLISVLDADRTNLLKFYEHFVYMNYNCLVFEILDVDLYTLMENREWEYLSLTEIRSIAEQLLVALDSLKDLGIIHTDVKPDNVMVVSGKIQPLKVKLIDFGLAITTSSMEPGLDIQPLGYRAPEVSIGLPFSEAIDVWGLGCLLTFLYIGENLLSVSCDYQMMKRVSELLGLPKDDQLQAGVHTRSFFCEAEGSPKWRLMTPEEYEAVNNIVPEEQQRFIEFSSLDDLVNVHPGEESGEAEDRKAFVDLLKQLLRLDGDERISPCQAHFHHFFTTSHLNQQETSRHHQPSSQVDNTTCPASGEESVLDQACVTEPNDGDRLNLAATSWDMFYVTLPEEDLSLSSVSCDALVAEASHDLPPVTDVDLVSVPTPHTNDQVLDQSSSGAKNRSLMKRIRRLFRRIKTFFVKK; this comes from the exons atggcacctcaaaccatcactgactgtggaaaccaCAATACAATTATGGAGAAAATATGTTGTCCactacagacacatacacagacTGAACTAGTCTATACTCACcctctgttctttctttctacTGCAGCAGCTGAACTTCAGGTTCTCCACAGCAGCACTGTGGATTACTCCATCCTGGAGTGTGTTGGTGAAGGCAACTTTGGGAAGGTGGTCAAGTGCCAGAACCTCAGCAACAATGAGACGGTGGCTGTAAAAATAATCAAGGAGGGCTTTGAAGAAGATCTTGAGCATGAG atttccaTGCTGAAGTTAATCAGTGTCCTTGATGCTGACCGCACAAATTTGCTCAAATTTTATGAGCATTTTGTGTACATGAACTACAACTGTCTGGTATTTGAGATTCTGGACGTCGACCTTTACACTCTAATGGAAAACCGAGAGTGGGAGTACCTGAGTCTGACTGAAATCCGTTCTATTGCTGAGCAG CTACTGGTGGCTTTAGATTCCCTGAAAGACCTTGGAATCATTCACACTGACGTAAAACCTGACAATGTCATGGTGGTCAGTGGGAAGATCCAGCCATTGAAAGTCAAACTAATCGACTTTGGTCTGGCTATTACAACTTCCAGCATGGAGCCTGGCCTTGACATTCAGCCTCTAGGATACAG GGCTCCTGAAGTCTCCATTGGCCTTCCCTTCAGTGAGGCCATTGATGTGTGGGGCCTGGGTTGTTTGCTCACATTCCTCTACATTGGAGAAAACCTCTTGTCTGTGTCCTGTGATTACCAGATGATGAAGCGTGTTTCAGAGCTTCTTGGTCTACCAAAGGACGACCAGCTCCAGGCCGGGGTTCACACCAGGAGcttcttttgtgaggctgaGGGAAGCCCAAAATGGCGATTGATG ACACCAGAGGAATATGAAGCTGTGAACAACATCGTACCTGAGGAGCAACAACGTTTCATTGAGTTCTCTTCTTTGGATGATCTGGTTAAT GTTCATCCAGGAGAAGAAAGTGGTGAGGCTGAGGACAGAAAAGCCTTTGTCGACCTGCTGAAGCAGCTCCTGCGCTTGGATGGAGATGAAAGGATCTCTCCCTGTCAGGCTCACTTTCACCACTTCTTCACCACATCCCACCTCAACCAGCAGGAGACCAGCAGACACCATCAACCCTCCTCACAGGTTGATAACACAACCTGCCCTGCATCTGGTGAAGAGTCTGTTCTGGATCAAGCCTGTGTGACAGAACCAAACGATGGTGACAGACTGAATTTGGCCGCTACATCCTGGGATATGTTCTATGTGACTCTGCCAGAAGAAGACCTTTCCCTCTCGTCAGTCAGTTGTGATGCCTTGGTTGCAGAAGCTTCACATGATCTCCCTCCTGTAACTGATGTGGACCTGGTTTCTGTTCCCACtcctcatacaaatgatcaAGTTCTGGATCAGTCTTCAAGTGGAGCAAAAAACCGTTCTTTGATGAAGAGGATTCGAAGGCTTTTCCGAAGAATCAAGACTTTTTTTGTTAAGAAGTGA
- the cltrn gene encoding collectrin → MIMHREMLGRISLLLCLSAALAQDLCKQDAEHGYKVRLSIKTALGKEAYNWTENEMFLFQSTLAFAMRNHHREHKFEVSNIIVCEETPRVSFWFVVTAPGSNSTLVQRGDVENAIRKSRSRINSVFLLSDETLEFIGIHPTLAAPVTYDSPPWLIAFGVVMGLIVAGIIALFVSSAVQKKRKKQSYEETEDNMWIENGSARDGVRNMAFVEEDKFTPM, encoded by the exons ATGATCATGCACAG GGAAATGCTGGGAAGGATTTCGCTCCTGCTCTGTTTGTCGGCTGCCTTGGCACAAGACCTTTGTAAACAAG ATGCTGAGCACGGCTACAAAGTACGACTCAGCATTAAAACTGCTTTGGGAAAAGAAGCT TATAActggacagaaaatgaaatGTTCCTTTTTCAATCCACCCTGGCTTTTGCCATGAGGAATCACCACAGGGAACACAAATTTGA AGTGTCAAACATCATCGTGTGTGAGGAGACTCCCAGAGTTTCCTTCTGGTTTGTGGTGACGGCGCCTGGAAGTAACAGCACTCTGGTGCAGAGGGGAGATGTGGAGAATGCTATCAG AAAGTCCAGGAGTCGTATCAACAGTGTCTTTCTGCTGAGCGATGAAACCCTGGAGTTTATCGGCATCCATCCCACCCTAGCTGCTCCAGTCACCTACGACAGCCCTCCTTGGCTCATTGCTTTTGGGGTGGTGATGGGTTTGATCGTTGCTGGAATCATTGCTCTATTTGTGTCTTCTGCAGTCCAAAAGAAACG CAAAAAGCAGAGCTACGAGGAAACTGAAGACAACATGTGGATAGAAAATGGATCAGCACGTGATGGTGTTCGAAACATGGCGTTTGTGGAGGAGGATAAATTCACGCCgatgtaa
- the LOC114462271 gene encoding homeodomain-interacting protein kinase 1-like isoform X2 — MSQFLFSGTSAAATAELQVLHSSTVDYSILECVGEGNFGKVVKCQNLSNNETVAVKIIKEGFEEDLEHEISMLKLISVLDADRTNLLKFYEHFVYMNYNCLVFEILDVDLYTLMENREWEYLSLTEIRSIAEQLLVALDSLKDLGIIHTDVKPDNVMVVSGKIQPLKVKLIDFGLAITTSSMEPGLDIQPLGYRAPEVSIGLPFSEAIDVWGLGCLLTFLYIGENLLSVSCDYQMMKRVSELLGLPKDDQLQAGVHTRSFFCEAEGSPKWRLMTPEEYEAVNNIVPEEQQRFIEFSSLDDLVNVHPGEESGEAEDRKAFVDLLKQLLRLDGDERISPCQAHFHHFFTTSHLNQQETSRHHQPSSQVDNTTCPASGEESVLDQACVTEPNDGDRLNLAATSWDMFYVTLPEEDLSLSSVSCDALVAEASHDLPPVTDVDLVSVPTPHTNDQVLDQSSSGAKNRSLMKRIRRLFRRIKTFFVKK; from the exons ATGTCCCAATTTCTGTTCTCTGGAACTTCAGCTGCTGCAA CAGCTGAACTTCAGGTTCTCCACAGCAGCACTGTGGATTACTCCATCCTGGAGTGTGTTGGTGAAGGCAACTTTGGGAAGGTGGTCAAGTGCCAGAACCTCAGCAACAATGAGACGGTGGCTGTAAAAATAATCAAGGAGGGCTTTGAAGAAGATCTTGAGCATGAG atttccaTGCTGAAGTTAATCAGTGTCCTTGATGCTGACCGCACAAATTTGCTCAAATTTTATGAGCATTTTGTGTACATGAACTACAACTGTCTGGTATTTGAGATTCTGGACGTCGACCTTTACACTCTAATGGAAAACCGAGAGTGGGAGTACCTGAGTCTGACTGAAATCCGTTCTATTGCTGAGCAG CTACTGGTGGCTTTAGATTCCCTGAAAGACCTTGGAATCATTCACACTGACGTAAAACCTGACAATGTCATGGTGGTCAGTGGGAAGATCCAGCCATTGAAAGTCAAACTAATCGACTTTGGTCTGGCTATTACAACTTCCAGCATGGAGCCTGGCCTTGACATTCAGCCTCTAGGATACAG GGCTCCTGAAGTCTCCATTGGCCTTCCCTTCAGTGAGGCCATTGATGTGTGGGGCCTGGGTTGTTTGCTCACATTCCTCTACATTGGAGAAAACCTCTTGTCTGTGTCCTGTGATTACCAGATGATGAAGCGTGTTTCAGAGCTTCTTGGTCTACCAAAGGACGACCAGCTCCAGGCCGGGGTTCACACCAGGAGcttcttttgtgaggctgaGGGAAGCCCAAAATGGCGATTGATG ACACCAGAGGAATATGAAGCTGTGAACAACATCGTACCTGAGGAGCAACAACGTTTCATTGAGTTCTCTTCTTTGGATGATCTGGTTAAT GTTCATCCAGGAGAAGAAAGTGGTGAGGCTGAGGACAGAAAAGCCTTTGTCGACCTGCTGAAGCAGCTCCTGCGCTTGGATGGAGATGAAAGGATCTCTCCCTGTCAGGCTCACTTTCACCACTTCTTCACCACATCCCACCTCAACCAGCAGGAGACCAGCAGACACCATCAACCCTCCTCACAGGTTGATAACACAACCTGCCCTGCATCTGGTGAAGAGTCTGTTCTGGATCAAGCCTGTGTGACAGAACCAAACGATGGTGACAGACTGAATTTGGCCGCTACATCCTGGGATATGTTCTATGTGACTCTGCCAGAAGAAGACCTTTCCCTCTCGTCAGTCAGTTGTGATGCCTTGGTTGCAGAAGCTTCACATGATCTCCCTCCTGTAACTGATGTGGACCTGGTTTCTGTTCCCACtcctcatacaaatgatcaAGTTCTGGATCAGTCTTCAAGTGGAGCAAAAAACCGTTCTTTGATGAAGAGGATTCGAAGGCTTTTCCGAAGAATCAAGACTTTTTTTGTTAAGAAGTGA